In the Triticum aestivum cultivar Chinese Spring chromosome 2B, IWGSC CS RefSeq v2.1, whole genome shotgun sequence genome, ATTTCATATTAGAAGAATAGAATTGCCGGGTTAATTGAAAAAAACAGACGAAAGCCGATACAGACACTAAATCCGTACAGAAAAAGAGAACTACCACACAAATTTCTGCTTCTAAATGTCGGATAAACTTTCTGCAGCTTGCAAATAAGTACCATCCCAGCTCAAAACAACAACTACCATCCAGTCACAAATTTTCTGTCGCTTACATGACAATATTGCGCAAATATCCTATTTTAGTTTCTTTATCCACGCCATAATATTCGCGCGCAGCGGAGGCGTGAGATCCCACCTAGGATAGAGAGTTAGCGACCTTTTGCGTTATAGTTTTTCTTTTGCTCATAACGAGACTACTGTCTTCACGCAAGGGAAGACTGAGACGAACACTAGCTAGCTCGGGGTCACTCTCTTTCCTAGTTCTCACGTGGATCCGTATAGTTTATGGTTGCGTAGTGTGGGAGTGGTGTGCATACATACAACACATCACGCGCCGCATTGTATTATCAGGCTGCTGGAGAAATCCATCCCGCAACTCAACTCTGGATCTCATTTCTTGATCCTCCTTCTGCTGGTCTTCTCTGCTAGCTGCTTCCCGCGTTGAGCCGGTGGATCAACTCATCGGTCGACATCACTTCTCCGGCACATTAAGCCATGTAAGTCTTAATATCCTTGACTAAACATTAGCTTTTGTCCAGAAAGAAGTTCGCATTAGTAGCTTTCTTTGCGTAAGTTTTAGTATTAAGCCATGTCAGTCTTAGTATTCTTGGCTGAATACTCGTATTCGCATTTGTCCAAAAATAGTTCGCATAAGCTTTCTTTGCATCAAGTTTTGCAAGCGTGCTTGAAATGTCGCTGCCGTcgttcttgcctatttcagtgggGAAGCAATGGCGTTCTGGAAAGAGTGGGGGGTCCAGATGCTTGTGCTGCTGAGTTTTGCACTGCAGGTGATTCTCCTCATCACGGCGGAGATCCGCCGTCGCAAAGACTCCGGAGTGGTAAGGGTCGTCGTGTGGTCAGCATACCTACTGGCTGACACGACGGCTATATACACTCTGGGCCATATGTCGGTGACCAGCAGGTTGCCGCGGGAGCACGAGCTGGTGGTGTTGTGGGCTCCATTCCTACTACTGCACCTTGGTGGCCAGGACAACATTACCGCCTACTCCATCGAGGACAACCGGCTGTGGCTGCGGTCGTCCTGGAGATCACATCAGCGCTGAGGGCCATGTGCTCCAGCTGGACACTCCAGCAAATAATTGCAGTAACTGGTGGTGGTCGCTCTATTGTTTGTACAGGATTGCTTTGTTTAATTTATCCTGCATTTGTATGTGGAGAGCTCGTCAGAAATGCAATAAGAGAAGTAGGAATACAGACAAGGTACTGGTCGGGCACCATGGGGCAGCCACTGCAAGGACAGCCGAAGCAGCAAAATCGCGAGATGGATGGGACGGGAGGACTGGTGGAACACACTGGTTTATGCGTCTTCGTCTGTCCCCGTCTCTACATATTTCAGTCAGCTGCTGAAGAAACAAGTGAAGGAAAGTGTGGGCGTCGACAAAGAGAGCCCAGACCACATCCAAAACTCACGGGGCAGGGCGGCTCTGAAGAAGAGGGGTTTGTATGAGGAGTTGCTAGCCTGGAGTGTGGACACTGAGCTGGACGAAAGCATCCTGGTCTGGCACATCGCCACTCATGTCTATCTCAGCTGGTACAAAGCGGAACGCAAAAGCCTGCCGCATCTTGCAAAGGTGACTCATGAGCTCTCCAACTACATGATGTTCCTGCTCGCCGCACGTCCCTACATGCTGCCTGACAATGCTAGTCGCCAAAGGTATATTGAACTGTGCAACAAGGTGATCTACCATCTCGACTACAGCTCAGCGGAGGATTTGATCAAGTTAATACAGGGCCATGGAGATCCACTCATCACTGAGCGAACTCAGCCTGCCAGGAATGCTGATACAATCGAAGACAATGTTGATACAATCATAGAGAATGAAACATTTGACAGAGCATGTCAGCTTGGCACGAcgctgattagcaaagagctggaaACACCTGATGCCAACATGCTGGAGCTGATCACCCAAGTGTGGTTCGAGATTCTGTTCTACGTAGGATTCCGGTGCAGGCCAGATTCTCATGCCAGACAGCTGAGCAACGGCGGCGAGATCATCACCATCGTTGCCCTTATGGTGGAATACATGAAATCCGGCGTTGCGGAATTCAACTAGATCAGAAACGTATATAACTCTGCTTCACCTGTATTCCATCGTTCGACGAAATCTGCTCCTGGGAAGACATATATAACTCTGAAGAAACTTCCAAGTTGCTTCAATGGGCGCAGGCAGCTCCCCCCTGCACCGATATCTCGGGTTTACCAGTTTCGCCAAATGATCATAGGCACATGAGCCCTTTCCACTTCAGACAGCTTCACTACGAAGTCAAATCAACAATCATTCATGCCCAGAGTTAGTCCAAACCTCTCATCAGATTGTACGCTTTATACTGTACCTCTTTATCCGAAAATTTTCTGTCTTaagtcgtactccctccgttcggaattagatGTCGCGACTGCTTTTTTGCGAAAACCCCCTTCATCTATTTCCGACCAAACCCGCGGTCCTCGCCCTCACTTTCTTCTCCGGCTGGCCGCCGCGGTCCGCTCTGTGCTGTTCTCCGGCTCGCCGCCgcgctctccccccccccccaaccatggATTCCGCGCTCTCCTCCCCTACCTTCGGTGGCCTCGCCGCGCTCCTCTCCTCCTTCCCGCGGCGAACTTGCAAAAAGGTTGGACCTTTGAGTTCAAGCCGGCGAAGGATTCCGTCGATGCGAGGCCGAAGGCGCCAGATCCAGACCACTACCAACACGATGCCGGCAGCAACCTTCCCACAAGCAGCGGCCATGGCGTTTCCGCCCCGTCGGTGGCGGCCGCCTCGCCGTCGGCCTCGGCCGTCCAGCTGGAGCCGCGGGTGGAGCAGCACTGCAGCGGGAGGGCGGGTACTGGGTGCTCAAGGAGAAGTACCACACCAGCCTCAGCTCACCAAGCTGCCCATGGAGTAGATCGACACCGACAAGCTCACCAAGGAGGACGTCGATATGCGACTCAAGTGGCTCGGCCTCTTCCTCAGCCGCAAGCAGCAGTGTATGCCCCTGCTCTGTCAAGGTATACTCTGAATTCTGAATTTTTATTTGAACTCTGAATTTTTATCTTGTGGCACCATAAGAGATACTCTGAATTTTGATGTTCCTGTCTTCAAACTGGCAATGTTCTGAATGAAACCATCGATCTCAGCATTCAGGTTCTTGATTATGAttaggaaaaaagaaagaaagaaagaatacaTTTGCCCAGGTTCTTGATTATTTTTAGCCTTGCTGTTAAGCTTTGCTAATTGCTGcccatgtggtggtggtggtaacTGAAGTACTGAACCCCCGTGAATCCTTGGGTCAATGCTAACCTTTGCCCAGCTCCTACTTTTGCTGCACTGATCTGACTGACTGAGATCTGCCTTGTGGGATCCTCCAGCAACCAACCGCTTTGCTTCAGTTGCTGCATGCTTAGTACAGCAGCAGCACTCGGCCGTTCCACTGGTTGGTGTCTGTGACTGACAGAGTGACAATGAGCCAGGATCAAGCAAGCAGAGAGCAAATTTTCCCAACAATGCAAGAGCATTGCATTGGACCCCAGCCTCAGCAATGCAGTGTGCATGAAAGAATAGGCCTTGTGGGATTAGTTGTTTGTTTGTAGGCCTTGTACCAGTCCATATCTGGGTACTTTTCTTGACAGACAAGCTTGTCAAAAAAAGGTAGGGAAAAAGTCAGCTACTCCAGAATGAAACTAGCAAGATACTCCAGTTATAACACCCCAATTATATTAGTGACACCCCAATTATTGGAGTACATATACTTAGACAGCCAATTATAACACCCCAATTATAACAGCCAAGTACTATGGTCTTACAGAGGATATGGGACGAGCAATATCCCAATAATTTTATAATGTGCATGCTATGGTCTTACAGAGGATATGGGAGTTAACTAAGCTAACTGAAATTATTGGAGTATACCCGAAGCTAACTGAGAAAATAGAACAAGCATGCTATGGTCTTACAGAGGATATGGGACGAGCAATATCAAACAACAAAGCACAGGGACAAAAGAAAAACTCCTGGGGGTAGTTTATAATGTGCATGAATGAACAAATTCAGTCTGTACAACAAACACACTTTTAATTCAGAAAAAAATGAATGAAGTCTGTGTCTCCAGTGCTCAAAAATTTCACCATAAAAAGCTCCTCCTAGGGAGAAACACCTAAAATCACACCCCCTGCCACATAACCATGGTCTAAAAAAGTTCAGAAATGCCACCGTTCCACTGTTCCACTTATCTGAATCTTCTGCCAAAATCACCTGGCTGCAAATGTCATTCCTGCTGCTTGAAGGCTGTTGCTGCTCTTTTCCTGCTTCTTGGAGACTGTTGGTACTCGAAGGGTGTTTCTGCTGCTTGAAGGCTCCTGGTTCTCTATTCCTGCTGCTTGGAGGCTGCTGGTATTCGAAGGGTGTTTCTGCTTCTTCAAGGCTGCTGCGGCTCTTTTCTTGCTGCTCTTTTCCTGCTGCTTTTGCTCTTTTTCTGCTGCTAAGATTGCTTCTCCCTCTTGTATAAAGGCTATGGTCTGTTCAACTAGTTCACGGTCGATAGATAGAGCTATAGGAAGCCGTCCTTCTGCCTGCCGGTGTTCCTTGTTCATGTGAGGGATCGAGTAGTTTATCGCTCCCTTGTTTCTCATTACCTCTCGGATGCATGACTGCAGCGTCACGAAGCTTCTAGCTAGCTTATCAACCGGGTAGTTTCGATATTCCTCCTCCGCACCTTCTATCAGTTCCCTGATGCTTTGAGGTGCTCTGCTATCGGTGTGGAACTGGAGAGACCTGAATATGCAGAGATCAAGAATGTTCATGTCGGGACTGTTTGGAGGCTGTTGAAGCAACTTAATATCCAAATCAGTCTGTTCTATGATTTGTCGGAAAACTGGGTCATCGGGAAGAATATGTGGTGTGGCATTATCTTGTTGGATATAGATTGTCCATCCTTCATCTTTGTCCGGCCAGCGCTCTTGGATCGCAGGAATAAGTTTCTCACACATGTAAAAGCTTTGTTTCTTTTACAATTCCTAGATAAGTGGAACAGTGGAATGACATTTGGCATTCAGGACATATCTGCATCATTGGAAGCAAAATGTTCCACCGAATAAAACTGTTCCTAGCAAATCAAGAGCATCGATCAGGAGCATCAAATGTTCCACTTATTTTGCATTCAGAACATATCTGCATCATTGGAAGCAAAATGCTAGGAATTGTAGTGGACTAGGAACAGTGGCACCAAATGTTCCACTTATTTTGCATTCACAACATATCTGCATCTACTCCCAAATTCTATACTGAACAAAACTGTTCTGTACTGAATAAAACTGTTCTGTACTGAATAATTTCTGGAAGTGCATGTGAATACCAGCAGCAGCAACTACTCCAGCATTCAGCATTGAGCTTCATTGGGTATTCAGTGTAACTGTGTTACCAGCAACACTCAGTATTCAAGTTCTGTTTAATCCAGTTTTGCTTTACAATCAAACAGGGGGAGGAATACCAGCAGCAATTAAGTTCTCTTTAATTCAGTATTCAGTACAGAACATCAAGTACTCCAGAACCAAACTACTTTCAGTATTCATGATCTTTCAAGCAGCAATTAAGCAATCCAGTTTTGCTTCTACTCTTTCAAGTATTTagtattcatgatctttaatccaGTATTCAGCTTTACAATCAAGTTCTCTTTAattcagcagcagcaacaacagaggCGGGGGCGGGGAATACCAGCAGCAACAGAGGCGAGGGCGGGCGCGACCTTCGGAGGAGGGCCAACACGGAGAGGAAGACCCTGGGCTTGGAGGAGAGGTTGAGCAGGGCCAACGCGGCGATGAAGACCCTGGGCCAGAGCAGCGACGAAGACCCAGCGCCGCGACGGCGTCCAAAATTGTCCGCGGCGACGGCGGCCAAGGCGGACCATATCGAGGACCTAGTCGTCGATTTACTGCTTCTTGGCACGATTCAGAGGGAGGTGACGAAGAGGAAGAACTTTAGGAGCAATCCCGCTGCTCAGGTAGGCGAGGGCACACCCATGGCGGCTGCGCAGCTGGGCGGCGGCGCAAGGCGCCTCCGTGAAGGTCCTGCGCGTCTCCTCCGCGACGACGCAGGTCGTCTACTGCACAGGCGGCTGGGTCCTGCGACGCGCGGAGACTCTCTCTGGGTGCTGAGGAGAACGGAGGAGGAAGACGGGGGATGGTGGCCGGAGCCGGCGACGCGCGAGCGACGGTGGAGTAGTGAGGAAGGAGACGAGGGCGTTTTTTCAAATGATTCAAAAGTATAAGGACATATTTGCAAAATGCATAATGTACAGCAGTCGCGACatctaattccgaacggagggagtataagctaTAGCTTGCATTTGTTTACCTACCAGATAGCACTGCACTGCCATGGTGGAACTATCGTGTCCAGCTCAGTATGTCTGAGCACTGATTATGTTTCACAAAAAGAGGATTAATAGCTGCTGTGAGTTTGCCTTAATTAAGAAAGGAGAGTCACACTTCCTTCAATGTGTTGTCCAAGTCAACTGGTATAACTGCATCCTTTTATTGAATTTTGAGGAATTCAGTTTCTATTTTCGAGATGTTTTCTACGGTACTTTTGTTGCTGTTGAGGAATTCAGTTTATATTTTTAAAGATGTAACCTTCTCAATTCAGGCGCTATACCACTGCCTCATGGTGATGAGCTGACCACAATAGGCTTGTTCACAAGGCACTAGTAGGAAACTAAAAACGAAGTGGCCGTGACATGTTGGAACCTACAGAAGATAAAACCACAAAGATTCCCCAAACAGTACAGAGGATGCAGTAGTACTGACTAGTTGATGGCCAATGATCAAGTGGTGTATGCACACCACGGCTGTTTTGCAAACTATTCCCTCGTTCGGTTCCAATTGGATATCATGATGTCAATGTACATTTCACAAGTTTCTCAACTTTGAGAGAGCTtaacaagaaaaaaaaagatacAATCAAGATTCAAGACTCAACCAGTTCCCATTTTTGGGCACTTTGCTGTCAACGAAAAGATGTTCCACCTTCCCTTCACCCATTCATCTAACTCTTTGCACCACTCTTGCTACTGTAAGTCTGTAAACTTCTCACGCATGTACCAAGTCAGATAACTACTACAAACAAAAAGATCAGAAAACCTGACGCAGCCGGTTCTAGCACTTCAGCTTCTTTGTCGACGCTGAGTAGCCACTAGCGCCCTCCACAAGCCGTTTTGCAAGGTTGCTGCTGGTACTGCTGCCGCTGTTCATCCAACTACCCTTGGGATCTTCAGCGTCGTACCTGATAATGTTGGTCACAAACGCGTGTATAGATGTCTCTGCTCTTGGCAGACTCTCCCTTTCAAGAATCGATTGCTGCCCGGCACGAGACTGGCGCTCTGCAGTACACTTCATCTCCTGCAGGACTAGGATTCTATCCCTAACAAAGCTCTCCTTTTGCTTCTGCACATATGCCATTGAAATGGTATGGTAAGCAAGCAAGACGGTAGATTCACTCGATGTTACCCAACATGTTCACAAGGCATTATGCAAAATAACCACTCTATAAATGAATAATTACAGAAAAGGTACCAAGTAGTCGAGAAAATTAGGTCCATTTGTTCATTTCACATACCAGAGGAAATGGACAAAGAGGGTGTTTCCACAAGTTAGCTCTCTGGAGTAGCTATAATCAGTCATGTACAATTGTGATGGTATTTCTTATATTACACCTCTTTACAATAGCACCAGCCTAAGTTTCGACGTTTCATTTGTTTATATGTAGTACAAGCAGGATAAGAACAGTAGAAACCAGCCAGTTTCTGGCCCCCTGGATCTGAGCAGGATGCAGTACAAAAGGAATGGGGGCAAACTTATGTGCATTGCATGGAATATTGATGCTAATATGGAGATTGGACAAATAAGAGTTTTCAATTTCCCTGTTTCTCTGAACACATGTCCACACGTGAGGGATAGGATGGCTGTCCATAAGGTCTGCAGGGTTTTGATAACCCATGTTGCATCAAAAGTTCAGAACACGCAAAAAACAAAGGCACTATCACATTAACCACCTAACCCCTCCTGCTCCTAGTTCGTTGCAAAAGTTTAAAACTACACAATCAACTTTAGGCAGCAAAGTTGGAAGATAAAGGTTTCCAGCAGCTGCTAACCTGGAAATTAACATGGCATTCAATTGATGAGCTTGAGCAGCCACAACCATCACTGAAGTTCAATGTCAGCAACATGGAAAATATGCTAGTCATTGATGTTTCCCTACAGAAGTAGGCAATTTCCTGATGTGAAGCATAGCACATAATATTTGAAAATTGAAACATTTCTTTGCGTGATCAGTTGGCACATATTGGCCGAGGGACTTTGCAATCTCCAATATACCTCTGCAAAGAAAATGGTTGCTCCATAAGAACTACAGGCTTCATGTCAGATCTGTCTGGAAAGGAAACCTGTTGATGAATACGATTTTTTTTACCATATATCAGTAACAGAAGTACGAAAACTAGACTTTCATCAACCTGTTGATGTAATATTATCTCCTTAGTCCTTACAGGAGCATTTAATGGCATAAAATAAGTATACTAGTACAACGATGTGGACATATTATTTTGAATAACCTCAATTGACCGAAGAAATGACAATGGTGCTCGCATgccatgaacactagttactcgcATTGTCCATCTTACACATTTCTCTGAACAGAAGAAAGAGATAATCCAGTATGAGAGGCGGGTGCTTAAACCCATTTTCATACAAAGCCAGTTAAAGCATCTAGCTGTCCAATGATAGTTGCACAGAAGGAACTTAATAAGAATTCAAAATTCATTTCCAATTTGGGAAGGACACCATACAGAAATTTATATATCAAACTTGCTAGTTTCACTGTTTATATGGTGACCATAAGGTTTGCAAAGAATTTTACCATCTTCAGTTGCTCAAAATCTTGTTAATGAGGCAGTTTTGATGATGCCAACATTCAGTTTTGTCACTAACCTTGACTGGTTTATGTATCTACTAGAATTTTACAGAGCTAGGTAAGGATAAAGATTTAAGAAATGGTGAGACGACCCTACTTTTGACTGTGTGCCGAAGAAGAAGTTGAATGAAGTCAGTACG is a window encoding:
- the LOC123043478 gene encoding uncharacterized protein isoform X2, encoding MRLKWLGLFLSRKQQCMPLLCQAATTEAGAGNTSSNRGEGGRDLRRRANTERKTLGLEERLSRANAAMKTLGQSSDEDPAPRRRPKLSAATAAKADHIEDLVVDLLLLGTIQREVTKRKNFRSNPAAQVGEGTPMAAAQLGGGARRLREGPARLLRDDAGRLLHRRLGPATRGDSLWVLRRTEEEDGGWWPEPATRERRWSSEEGDEGVFSNDSKV
- the LOC123043478 gene encoding uncharacterized protein isoform X1, giving the protein MRLKWLGLFLSRKQQCMPLLCQAAATTEAGAGNTSSNRGEGGRDLRRRANTERKTLGLEERLSRANAAMKTLGQSSDEDPAPRRRPKLSAATAAKADHIEDLVVDLLLLGTIQREVTKRKNFRSNPAAQVGEGTPMAAAQLGGGARRLREGPARLLRDDAGRLLHRRLGPATRGDSLWVLRRTEEEDGGWWPEPATRERRWSSEEGDEGVFSNDSKV